A genomic region of Lachnoclostridium edouardi contains the following coding sequences:
- a CDS encoding DUF2975 domain-containing protein, giving the protein MEWSHKNSIFLTKLCLYLFVAGYFLVLAFCPALVRIFVTYNYSAANRQPGSFIATIYSCGVPVGLILYYLLGLISRIGREEIFTEENIRCLRIISWMCFLVAIICFVSMTYYVFWGIIACAMALMGLLNRVIKNVFVRAKELKDENDFTI; this is encoded by the coding sequence ATGGAGTGGTCCCATAAAAATTCAATTTTCTTAACAAAACTTTGTCTTTATTTATTTGTAGCAGGATATTTTCTGGTGTTAGCTTTTTGTCCTGCCCTGGTACGTATATTTGTGACGTACAACTACAGTGCGGCAAACCGGCAGCCAGGCAGTTTTATTGCCACAATTTACAGCTGTGGAGTCCCTGTTGGATTAATTTTATATTACTTGCTGGGCCTGATATCCAGAATAGGACGGGAGGAAATATTTACAGAGGAAAATATACGATGTCTCAGAATTATTTCCTGGATGTGCTTTTTAGTAGCGATTATTTGTTTTGTATCCATGACATACTACGTTTTCTGGGGAATTATTGCCTGCGCCATGGCCTTAATGGGGCTTTTAAACAGAGTAATTAAAAATGTATTTGTACGCGCAAAGGAGCTGAAAGATGAAAATGACTTTACAATCTAG
- a CDS encoding DUF4153 domain-containing protein, translating into MEEKKQTAVFVPRKKEWLLVLLSTIAAYIYVSSIFQFPGEQSNFWIFNYWQWSDVMTIFVVFFLAAGASCAYINKIKIEKEHMIFMAFTVAGGFWFLIFRKNVDQDITGYLVLFLHLTAVYWLVSLGGKRLYNCLNECCILDLLKGLFCFPAMHGYRLILACCNGAACLVNKSKRNQQQMKQALLGILFSIPLFLIVICLLVTADHTFWQFCNNISSLAQPNSLTIIQLIMTGIVALYLFGLFYGCFYVASQGKTKKLTVAPSVASGFMILFLLVYTLFFVVKLGSIPASLRQIEEGTLLTSTYARNGFFQLCWIASINFVIFTGIKWYAAERKKSLTVQLSILGFQTLGFIILAFSRMQFYIVNYGLTFKRVFTTWFMGVLFITFLLMILSLMKKFNAVRLSVYLACTSFLILAYSNIPAWVYS; encoded by the coding sequence ATGGAAGAGAAAAAACAGACTGCAGTTTTTGTGCCCAGGAAAAAAGAATGGTTATTAGTCCTTTTGTCAACCATAGCCGCTTATATTTATGTCAGCAGTATTTTTCAGTTTCCCGGGGAGCAAAGTAATTTCTGGATTTTTAATTATTGGCAATGGTCTGATGTAATGACTATATTTGTGGTGTTCTTTTTGGCAGCCGGAGCATCCTGCGCTTATATAAATAAAATAAAAATTGAAAAAGAACATATGATTTTTATGGCCTTTACTGTAGCCGGAGGTTTTTGGTTTCTAATTTTCAGGAAAAATGTAGATCAAGATATTACCGGGTATCTGGTGCTGTTTCTCCACTTAACGGCAGTTTACTGGCTGGTATCCTTAGGAGGCAAAAGACTTTATAATTGTCTCAACGAATGCTGTATTCTGGACCTTTTAAAAGGGCTGTTTTGTTTCCCTGCAATGCACGGCTACCGGCTGATTCTGGCATGTTGTAACGGGGCGGCCTGCCTTGTAAATAAAAGTAAAAGAAATCAACAGCAGATGAAACAGGCCCTTTTAGGAATTTTATTCAGCATTCCCTTATTTTTAATTGTAATCTGCCTTCTGGTTACTGCAGATCATACTTTTTGGCAGTTTTGCAACAATATTTCCTCATTGGCCCAGCCTAATAGTTTAACTATTATTCAGCTGATTATGACAGGAATTGTGGCCCTATATTTATTCGGTCTTTTTTATGGCTGTTTTTACGTTGCCTCTCAGGGCAAAACCAAAAAACTTACTGTAGCGCCTTCTGTTGCCTCAGGATTTATGATATTGTTCCTTCTGGTGTACACCCTGTTTTTTGTGGTGAAGCTGGGAAGTATCCCAGCCTCTTTAAGGCAGATTGAAGAAGGAACCTTATTAACCAGCACATATGCCAGAAATGGTTTTTTCCAGCTATGCTGGATTGCATCTATTAATTTTGTGATTTTTACCGGGATAAAATGGTATGCTGCTGAAAGGAAAAAAAGCCTTACCGTGCAGCTGAGCATTTTAGGATTTCAAACATTAGGATTTATCATTTTAGCATTCTCCAGAATGCAGTTTTATATTGTAAATTATGGGCTGACATTTAAACGAGTGTTTACCACCTGGTTTATGGGCGTGCTGTTTATTACATTTCTCCTTATGATATTATCATTGATGAAAAAATTTAACGCTGTACGGTTATCTGTCTACCTGGCCTGCACCTCCTTCCTGATTCTGGCCTACAGCAACATACCGGCTTGGGTTTATTCTTAA
- a CDS encoding citrate/2-methylcitrate synthase, translating into MMNQTEFTNALESFAGTCMQNGKIDTDLYEKYEVQRGLRDKNGNGVVSGLTKISTIEASKIIDGKKVPCEGRLFYRGYNIQDLVRGMTQTNRFGFEEISYLLLFGTLPTKQQLENFADTLAFSRTLPTNFVRDVIMKAPSKDMMNSLSRSVLTLASYDPNAADISIPNVLRQCLMLISLFPVLSVYGYHAYNHYEREESMYIHHPDKNLSTSENLLRLLRADKQYTPLEAHVLDLALILHMEHGGGNNSTFTTHVVSSSGTDTYAAITAALSSLKGPKHGGANIKVVEMMDDLRKNVYDTSDREAVKNYLVKLLHREAFDKKGLIYGMGHAVYSKSDPRAEIFKGFVEKLSVAKQRHDDFNLYAMIEELAPEVIAEERRIYKGVSANVDFFSGFVYSMLDIPLELFTPIFAIARIVGWSAHRIEELINMDKIIRPAYVSVMPSTNYIPMEER; encoded by the coding sequence ATGATGAATCAGACAGAGTTCACTAATGCGCTTGAAAGTTTTGCAGGCACTTGTATGCAAAACGGAAAAATTGACACGGATCTGTATGAAAAGTATGAAGTACAGCGTGGACTGCGTGACAAAAACGGGAATGGTGTCGTTTCCGGGTTGACAAAAATATCAACTATAGAAGCCAGCAAGATCATTGATGGAAAAAAAGTCCCCTGTGAAGGTCGGTTATTTTACCGTGGTTATAATATTCAGGATCTTGTGCGGGGTATGACTCAGACGAACCGTTTTGGATTTGAAGAGATTTCTTATCTATTATTATTTGGCACACTTCCCACAAAACAGCAGTTGGAGAACTTTGCCGATACACTGGCGTTCAGCAGAACTCTTCCTACTAATTTTGTGCGGGACGTAATTATGAAGGCTCCCAGTAAGGACATGATGAATTCTCTTTCCAGAAGTGTTCTGACCTTGGCTTCCTATGACCCTAATGCAGCTGACATTTCCATTCCCAATGTTCTTCGTCAATGTTTAATGCTAATCAGTCTTTTCCCAGTTTTGTCTGTATATGGCTATCATGCTTATAATCACTATGAGCGGGAAGAAAGTATGTATATCCATCATCCTGACAAAAATCTTTCCACATCTGAGAACCTGCTTCGCCTTCTTCGGGCTGATAAGCAGTATACTCCACTGGAAGCACATGTTCTGGACCTGGCGCTTATCCTCCATATGGAACATGGCGGAGGAAATAACTCCACTTTTACTACCCATGTTGTCAGCTCATCTGGTACCGATACATATGCGGCAATTACAGCAGCCCTGTCTTCCTTAAAAGGACCAAAGCACGGCGGAGCTAATATTAAGGTTGTGGAGATGATGGATGACCTTAGAAAAAATGTTTACGATACCTCTGACAGGGAAGCAGTGAAAAATTATTTAGTTAAGCTTTTGCACAGAGAAGCATTTGACAAAAAGGGATTAATCTACGGTATGGGACATGCAGTTTATTCCAAATCAGATCCAAGAGCAGAGATTTTTAAAGGTTTTGTGGAAAAGCTTTCCGTTGCAAAGCAGCGTCACGACGACTTTAATTTATATGCTATGATTGAAGAACTGGCTCCTGAAGTAATTGCAGAGGAACGGCGCATCTACAAGGGCGTCAGCGCCAATGTAGACTTTTTCAGCGGCTTTGTTTACAGTATGCTGGATATTCCGTTAGAGCTGTTTACTCCGATTTTCGCCATTGCCAGAATCGTAGGCTGGAGCGCCCACAGAATTGAGGAGCTGATAAACATGGACAAGATTATCCGTCCTGCATATGTAAGCGTAATGCCTTCTACTAATTATATTCCTATGGAGGAAAGATAA
- a CDS encoding helix-turn-helix domain-containing protein, translating into MAIIVNLDVMMAKRKISSGQLAEQIGITQANLSVLKTGKAKAVRFSTLEAICKVLDCQPGDILEYREE; encoded by the coding sequence ATGGCAATTATTGTAAATTTAGATGTAATGATGGCCAAAAGGAAAATATCCTCCGGCCAGTTGGCTGAACAAATTGGCATAACCCAGGCCAACTTGTCTGTGCTGAAAACAGGGAAAGCCAAGGCTGTGCGATTTTCCACTTTAGAGGCAATTTGTAAAGTGTTAGATTGTCAGCCGGGAGATATTCTGGAATATAGAGAGGAGTAA
- a CDS encoding SEC-C metal-binding domain-containing protein has translation MAILETWRNLAYGEGLDEKQREELWTRYFQIEKGIYEQILANPDQVIEGTVKELAEKYETEILIMTGFLDGINESLKGYENPIDTMEEDTLVKIEIDPEKLYYNMVEAKASWLYELPQWESILSEEKRKELYKKQKASGTVRNETKVYPNDPCPCGSGKKYKKCCGKNA, from the coding sequence ATGGCTATTTTAGAGACATGGAGAAATCTGGCTTATGGTGAGGGCTTAGATGAGAAACAGAGAGAAGAATTATGGACCAGATATTTCCAGATTGAAAAAGGAATTTATGAGCAGATTCTGGCAAATCCAGACCAGGTAATTGAAGGTACAGTAAAAGAACTGGCAGAAAAATATGAGACAGAGATTTTAATTATGACCGGTTTCCTGGACGGAATCAATGAAAGCTTAAAAGGATATGAAAATCCTATTGACACCATGGAGGAGGACACTCTGGTAAAGATTGAAATTGATCCGGAGAAGCTGTACTACAACATGGTGGAGGCAAAAGCCAGCTGGCTGTATGAGCTGCCTCAGTGGGAAAGCATTCTCAGCGAAGAGAAAAGAAAAGAACTGTACAAAAAGCAGAAGGCTTCCGGTACAGTGCGCAATGAGACAAAGGTTTATCCAAATGATCCTTGTCCATGCGGAAGCGGCAAAAAGTATAAAAAGTGCTGCGGCAAAAACGCATAA